The Pseudomonas fulva 12-X sequence ACCATCGTGCTCTCCAACCTGGCGGGTATCGCGGTGGATTTCTTCTACCTGTTTCTCGCCCAGCTCACCGGGCTCGACTGGCTGGCCGACCTGACCCGCAACCTGCTGGTGAACATCGTCACCTGCTGCGTGTTCATCGCCCTGGCGGTGTGGGTCTGTTGCCGCGGCATCGGCATGACCATGGGTGTGCAATACACCCTGGTGGCGCTGCAGCTGGTGGTGCTGATCGGTTTCTCCATCGCCGCGTTCGCCGCGGCGCCCGAGAGTTCGCCGGTGGTGTTCCATCCCGAGTGGTTCAACCCGTTCAATATCGACTCGTTCTCGGCGTTCGCCGCCGGGCTGTCGCTGTCGATCTTCATCTTCTGGGGTTGGGACGTGTGCCTGACGGTGAGTGAAGAATCGGTGGGCAGCGAGAAGGTGCCGGGGCGCGCGGCGACCCTCACCGTGCTACTGATTCTCGCCCTGTACCTGTTCACCGCGGCGGCCACCCTGCAGTTCGCCGGCACCGGCGAAACCGGTCTGGGACTGGGCAATGCGCAGATCCAGGAAAACGTCTTCGCCCATCTGGCTGGGCCCGTGATGGGGCCGCTGGCGATCCTGATGTCCATCGCCGTGCTGGCCAGTACCGCCGCCTCGCTGCAATCGACCTTCATCTCGCCGGCGCGCACGCTGCTGGCGATGGGGTACTACCGGGCGGTGCCCAAGCGTTTCGCCCGCGTGCACCCGCACTCGCAGACGCCGCGTTACGCGACCATCGCCGCGGGCCTGGCCACCGCGGTGTTCTACGTGACCATGCGCACCCTGAGCGAGAACGTGCTGGCCGACACCATCACCGCCCTGGGCATGATGATCTGCTTCTACTACGCGCTGACCGCGTTCGCCTGCGTCTGGTATTTCCGCCACAGCCTGTTCGACACCGCACGGCATTTCTTCATGCGCGGCCTGTGCCCGCTGGTGGGCGCGGTGATGTTGTCGATCATCTTCTGGCGGACCACCCTGGACAGCATGTCGCCGGAGTTCGGCAGCGGCTCGCACATCGGCGGCCTCGGCCTGGTATTCGTGATAGCCGTGGTGGTGCTGCTGCTCGGCCTGGTGCTGATGTTCATCGCCCGCTGGCAGGCGCCGGCGTTCTTCGACGGTAATACCCTGCAGAAGCAGATAAAGCCGGTAAAGGCGCAATAGGTATCCGTAGCCCGGGTCGAGCGCAGCGACACCCGGGACATTGCCCTGGGTATCGCTGCGCTCAACGGCAGGTTACAGAGTCTGATCACCGAAACGACAAAGGGACGCCGAAGCGTCCCTTTGTCATTTACCGCAGGCTGCTGATCAGGCCGCCTGGGTTTTTTCCTCGGCTTGTTTCACCGCACGGTTCAGGGCGCTGAACAGGGCACGGAAACTCGCCGTGGTGATGTTCTCGTCGATACCGATGCCGTGCAGCGGGCGCTGGCCGTCGAGGCGGATCTCGATGTAGCAGGCCGCTTTGGCGTTGGCGCCGCCACCGATGGCGTGCTCGTGGTAGTCCATCACTTCCACGGCGATCGGCAGGCTGGAGGCCAGGGCTTCCAGCGCACCTTTACCCGAACCGCTCCAGCGCTGTTCCTGGCCGTCGACCTGCACCTTCACTTCGACGCTGCTTTCCCCGTTCTCCTCCTGCAGGCGATGGCCTTTGAGTTCGTACGGCGAGGTGGCCTTGAGGTATTCGCTGTCGAGCAGCTTGTGGATCTGCGCGGCGGTCATCTCCAGGCCCAGGCGATCGGTTTCCTTCTGCACCACCTGGCTGAACTCGATCTGCATGCGGCGCGGCAGGTTGATGCCGTATTCCTGCTCGAGCAGGAAGGTGATGCCGCCCTTGCCGGACTGGCTGTTCACGCGGATCACCGCTTCGTAGTCACGGCCGATGTCGGCCGGGTCGATTGGCAGGTAAGGTACTTCCCACAGCGCATCTTCCTTCTGCTGGGCGAAGCCCTTGCGAATGGCGTCCTGGTGCGAGCCGGAGAAGGCGGTGTGGACCAGATCGCCCACGTACGGATGGCGTGGGTGCACCGGAATCTGGTTGCAGTCCTCGACCACCTTGCGCACCGCATCGATGTCGGAGAAGTCCAGCTGTGGGTTCACGCCCTGGGTGTAGAGGTTCAGCGCCAGGGTCACCAGGCAGACGTTGCCGGTGCGCTCGCCGTTGCCGAACAGGCAGCCTTCGACGCGGTCGGCGCCGGCCATGACGGCCAGCTCGGAGGCGGCCACGCCGGTGCCACGGTCGTTATGGGTGTGCACGCTGATCTGCACGCTGTCGCGCTTGTTCACGTGGCGGCCGAACCACTCGATCTGGTCGGCGTAATTGTTCGGCGTAGCGCACTCTATGGTGGCCGGCAGGTTGAGGATCAGCTGGTTGGCCGGGGTCGGCTGGAACACGTCGATCACCGCGTTGCACACCTCGACGGCGAAGTCGATTTCGGTGCTGCTGAACACTTCCGGCGAGTACTCGAAGCCCCACTGGGTTTCCGGCGCGGCAGCGGCCAGGCGCTTGATGGTGGTGCCGGCGGCCACGGCGATGGCTTTGACGCCCGCCTTGTCCTGGTTGAAGACGATCTTGCGGAAGCTCGGCGCGCAGGCGTTGTAGTAGTGGACGATGGCCTTCTTGGCGCCTTTCAGCGATTCGAAGGTGCGTTCGATAAGGTCGTCACGGGCCTGGGTCAGCACCTGGATGGTCACGTCGTCCGGGATGTGGCCACCTTCGATCAACTCGCGCACGAAGTCGAAATCGGTCTGCGAGGCGGACGGGAAGCCCACTTCGATTTCCTTCAGACCGACCTGCACCAGGCACTTGAAGAAGCGCATCTTCTTCTCGGCGTCCATCGGCTCGATCAGCGACTGGTTGCCGTCACGCAGGTCGGTGGACAGCCAGATCGGCGCCTTGTCGATGATCTTGTCCGGCCAGGTGCGGTCCGGAATCTGGATCTGGGTGAACGGGCGATACTTTTGCGACGGGTCTTTGAGCATGCTCATGAATCAATCCTGAAGGCGAGGGCCCACGTGGGCCATGCTGAAAAAGAGAGAAATCGAAACGCGAGAAAGGGGGCCGGCAGACCCTAGCGCAGTCGCTGAGCGACCAGACAGAGATTGGCGTGTTGCCGAAGCAGAATGAGGGTCTGGGAGATAGTCATGCAGCCAACCCTAACCACTGAGGGAAAAGCTGGCAAGCCTGTCTTTAAAATTGGTGAAAACCACCAAGGCTTGCGCTTTGGTGGTTTTTTATTGCGGCTGGAAAACGTTTTTAGCTTGGCAGTTGCGCAGCGTTCGCTGCTTGCGCCGGCGCGTGCAGGTTGGGGCGCAACTCGCGCATGTCAGCGCCGCTGGGGTGCTGGAACACGCGCAGGCCAAACTCCGGAAGGATCGCCAGCAGGTGGTCGAAGATATCCGACTGATAACCCTCGTAAGCCGCCCATGCCACGGTGTTGGTGAAGCAGTACAGCTCCATCGGCAGACCATCGGCGGTGGGCTGCAGCTGGCGCACCAGCAGGGTCATGTTCTGGTTGATGCCGCGGTGCTGGCGCAGATACAGCTCGACGTAGGCGCGGAAGGTGCCGATGTTGGTCACCCGCCGGGTATTGGCTGGCTCCTGGGCTGCTTCGGCCAGTTCGGCGTTCCAGCTCAACAGCTCGCTCTGCTTGCTACTCAGGTACTGGCCGAGCAGCAGGAAGCGCTGCAGGCGGGCGATCTCGTCCGGGCTCAGGAAGCGCACGCTGGTCTGGTCCAGGTAGATCGCGCGCTTGATACGCCGGCCACCGGATTCCTGCATGCCGCGATAGTTCTTGAACGGGTCGCTGATGAAGCGTTTGGTCGGGATGGTGGTGATGGTCTTGTCGAAGTTCTGCACCTTGACCGTGTGCAGGGCGATATCGATCACGTCGCCGTCGGCGTTGAGCTGCGGCATCTCGATCCAGTCGCCGACGCGGATGATGTCGCTGGAGGAAATCTGCACGCTGGCCACCAGCGACAGCAGGGTGTCCTGGAAAATCAGCATCAGCACCGCGGCCATGGCGCCGAGGCCGGAAAGCAGAATCAGCGGCGAGCGGTCGATCAGCGCGGCCACCATCAGGATCGCCGCGATAGCGTAGATGACGATGGTCACCACCTGGATGTAGCCCTTGATGGGCTTCAGGTGCGCGTTGGGGCGGCGCTGGTAGAGCATGTTGATCAGGTTCAGCACGCCGCCGATGGCCAGGGCGATGGTGAGGATGATGAACGCGCTACAGACGTTCTGCACCACCGTGACCACGGCCTCGGGCAGGTGCGGGATCACCTTGATGCCGCTGGTGAGAATCAGCGCCGGCACGATGTTGGCCAGGCGGCGCACCACGTGGGAGTCGCCCAGTACCTTGTCCTGGCCGATGCTGGTCGAGCGCAGCGCGCGGTACAGGCCGCGCACCAGAATGCGCTTGACCACCCAGTTGGCGATCCAGGCGCCGAGCAGCAGCAGGCACAGGCTGATCAGGGTATGCAGTTCGGGGTATTGCTGCAGCCACGCGAGGGTGGCCTGGTACTGTTCTTTCATCGCGTCTCTCGCTCCTTTCATGACCCCCATCGCCGGCGCGCCGGGCGATGGGGCGCGTACCTTAGCAAAGGCGGCTGGCAGGTGGGCATTCGTGTGATCACCAAGGCAATCGAATGCCGGTTTCGAGCGGGAGGGCGATAGCCTGATGGTCGCTCGGCGCGCCGTGCAGCGCGCCGAGCAGGGCTTACTTCGCGTAGGCGTACTCGCCGCCTTTTTCCAGAGCGCGCTGGTAGGCGGGGCGGGCGTGGATGCGTTCGAGAAAAGCCATCAGGCGTGGGCGGCTGGCGTCAAGGCCGGCACGCGCGGCAGCGGCTTCCAGTGGGAAGCTCATCTGGATGTCGGCCGCGCTGAACGCTTCGCCGGCGAACCAGGTGCTCTTGCCCAGCTCGCCTTCGAGATAGTCCAGGTGCAGTTTGAGCTGTGGCGTGACGAAGGCGCCCTTGACCTTCTGGGCGATGCCGCGGGCAATCGGCTTGATGAAGAACGGCATCGGGCTGCTTTCCACCTTGTCGAACACCAGCTTGAGCAGCAGCGGCGACATGGCCGAGCCCTCGGCATAGTGCAGCCAGTAGGTGCAGCGCAGGCGCTCGGGGCTCTCGGGGGCGGGTAGCAGGTGCGGACCGTAGCGATTGGCGAGGTAGTCGATGATGGCGCCGGACTCGGCCAGGGTCAGCTCGCCGTCGGTGACCACCGGCGACTTGCCCAGCGGATGTATGGCGCGCAGCTCGGGAGGGGCGAGCATGGTTTGCGGGTCGCGCTCGTAGCGCTTGATCTGGTACTCGACGCCCAGCTCTTCGAGCAGCCAGAGGATGCGCTGCGAGCGCGAGTTATTGAGGTGATGGACGGTGATCATCGGGGCTCCTCGGGAAGGTCGGGCGACTGCCGCTCAGCGTAGACGCGAACGGGAGCGCCGCCCAGCGACCTCGCCTCAGGGCTTGAACGCGCCAATAAAGATCGCCGGGTCGACCCGCGCATCGTTGAGGCTGACGTTCCAGTGCAGGTGCGGGCCGGTCGCGCGGCCCGTGGCGCCGACCTTGCCGAGCACGCCGCCACGGGGTAGCTCGTCGCCGACCTTCACGCCGATTTCCGAGAGGTGGCAGAACATGCTGATCAGCCCCTGGCCATGGTCGACGAATACCGTCTTGCCATTGAAGAAATAGTCGCCGACCAGGATCACCGTGCCGGCCGCGGGCGCCTTGATCGGCGTGCCGCGGTTGACGGCGAAATCCAGCCCGGAGTGCGGGTTGCGCTCTTCGCCATTGAAGAAGCGGCGCAGGCCGAAGGGGCTCGACAGTGGGCCGTTGACCGGCTTGTCGAATAGCAGGTTGCTCGGCTGGCGCGGGCTGAACTGCCGATAGGCGCGGGTCTGCTCGGCCAGCTCCTTCTCGATGCGCGCGAGGTTCTTGGCGTTCGGGTTGACCTGCTGCTGGTTCTTGATGGTGATGCGCTGCTCGACGTACTTCTTGCTGCCCACCTGGAAGCTCAGGCGCTGGCCTGCGGATTCGATCTGCTGAGTGCCGGGTTTGACGCTCAGCGGAATGCCGACGATGGCGATCCAGCGCTGGCCGTCCTCTTTCACCACCAGCACTGGCTTGCCCTGGTAGGTGGCGCTGGGCGCGCTGGCGCTGTTGCCCAGGTCGACCACCGCCACGCCGCCGGGCACCGGCTTGTTGAGCAGGCGGCTGATGAAGCCTTCGGCGTGGGCGGGCAGGGCGAGGCACAGGGTGAGCAGCAACAACAACGAACGCATGGAGCTTCCTTAATGGGTATCAGTCGAGCAGCGACAACGTGACCGGCGCGACGTGGTTGTCTTCGACGCGCACCTCCAGTTCGCCTTCGCCCAGACGCGCCGTGAGACGTTGCCCGGGCTGGGTGGCGGCGGCGCTGCGAATCGCCCGTCCGCGCTCATCGAGCAGAATGCTGTAGCCACGGCCCAGGGTCGCCAGCGGGCTGACCACGTGCAGCGTCTGCATCTGGCTTTTTAACGCCAGGCGGCGGGCCTTGAGCCCTTCCTTCATGGCCCGCGGCAGGCGCTCGGCGAGGCTGTCGAGGCGTTGGCGCAGCAACTTGAGGTGGCGCCCGGGATGTTGACCGGCCAGGCGGGCTTCGAGTTGCGCCAGTTTGTGGCTGCGCCCATTGAGCTGCTGGGCGAAGGCACGGCGCAGGCGCATGTCCAGATCATCCAGGCGCTGGGCCTGCTGGCGCAGTCGCTCGCCGGGGTGGCGCATGCGCCGGGTCAGGCCATCGAGGCGCATGCGCTCGCGGGCCAGGCGGCTGTTCATCGCCAGGGTCAGGCGCCGTTGCAGCACGCTGACGCGCTGGGTCAGATCATTGCTATGCGGAGCCAAAAGCTCAGCGGCGGCCGATGGCGTGGGAGCGCGCACGTCGGCGACGAAATCGCTGATCGACACATCGGTTTCATGGCCGACCGCGCTGACGATGGGCGTGACGCAGGCGGCCACCGCGCGGGCCACGGCTTCCTCGTTGAAGCACCAGAGGTCTTCCAGGGAGCCGCCACCGCGCGCCAGGATCAGCGCATCGAAACCCTGGGCATCGGCCAGCTTCAGCGCGCGAACGATCTGCGCCGTGGCCTCGCGGCCCTGCACGGCGGTGGGAATCAGGCTCAGCTCGACCTGCGGCGCTCGGCGGCGGAATACGCTGATGATGTCGCGGATCACCGCACCGGTCGGCGAGCTGACAATGCCGATGCGCCGTGGGTGGGCGGGTAGGGCGCGTTTACTCTCGGCAGCGAACAGGCCTTCGGCGCCGAGCTTCTCCTTCAGCGCCTCGAAGGCCAGGCGCAGGGCGCCATCGCCGGCAGGCTCGACCGCGTCGAGAATCAACTGGTAGTCGCCACGGCCCTCGAACAGCGAGACCTTGCCACGCACCTTGACCGCCAAGCCGTCGCGCAGCGCCTGGCGCACCCGCGCGGCGTTCTGCCGGAACAGCGCGCAGCGCACCTGGGCCTGGCTGTCCTTCAGGGTGAAGTAGATGTGGCCGGAAGCCGGGCGCGCCAGGTTGGAAATCTCGCCCTCGACCCAGATGCCGCCGAAGACATCTTCGAGCAACAGGCGCGCGCGGTTGTTGAGCTGGCTGACGCTGAGCACCTCGCGGTCGAGGTTCAGACGTTGGAACGGGTCTTTGATCATGGCCGGCATGATAAGCCGAGCTGCCGGTGTGGCGATACCGCGAGCCGGCGGCGCGGCTCAGCCTCCGTTCTC is a genomic window containing:
- a CDS encoding glutathione S-transferase family protein, yielding MITVHHLNNSRSQRILWLLEELGVEYQIKRYERDPQTMLAPPELRAIHPLGKSPVVTDGELTLAESGAIIDYLANRYGPHLLPAPESPERLRCTYWLHYAEGSAMSPLLLKLVFDKVESSPMPFFIKPIARGIAQKVKGAFVTPQLKLHLDYLEGELGKSTWFAGEAFSAADIQMSFPLEAAAARAGLDASRPRLMAFLERIHARPAYQRALEKGGEYAYAK
- the leuA gene encoding 2-isopropylmalate synthase — its product is MSMLKDPSQKYRPFTQIQIPDRTWPDKIIDKAPIWLSTDLRDGNQSLIEPMDAEKKMRFFKCLVQVGLKEIEVGFPSASQTDFDFVRELIEGGHIPDDVTIQVLTQARDDLIERTFESLKGAKKAIVHYYNACAPSFRKIVFNQDKAGVKAIAVAAGTTIKRLAAAAPETQWGFEYSPEVFSSTEIDFAVEVCNAVIDVFQPTPANQLILNLPATIECATPNNYADQIEWFGRHVNKRDSVQISVHTHNDRGTGVAASELAVMAGADRVEGCLFGNGERTGNVCLVTLALNLYTQGVNPQLDFSDIDAVRKVVEDCNQIPVHPRHPYVGDLVHTAFSGSHQDAIRKGFAQQKEDALWEVPYLPIDPADIGRDYEAVIRVNSQSGKGGITFLLEQEYGINLPRRMQIEFSQVVQKETDRLGLEMTAAQIHKLLDSEYLKATSPYELKGHRLQEENGESSVEVKVQVDGQEQRWSGSGKGALEALASSLPIAVEVMDYHEHAIGGGANAKAACYIEIRLDGQRPLHGIGIDENITTASFRALFSALNRAVKQAEEKTQAA
- the xseA gene encoding exodeoxyribonuclease VII large subunit, which produces MIKDPFQRLNLDREVLSVSQLNNRARLLLEDVFGGIWVEGEISNLARPASGHIYFTLKDSQAQVRCALFRQNAARVRQALRDGLAVKVRGKVSLFEGRGDYQLILDAVEPAGDGALRLAFEALKEKLGAEGLFAAESKRALPAHPRRIGIVSSPTGAVIRDIISVFRRRAPQVELSLIPTAVQGREATAQIVRALKLADAQGFDALILARGGGSLEDLWCFNEEAVARAVAACVTPIVSAVGHETDVSISDFVADVRAPTPSAAAELLAPHSNDLTQRVSVLQRRLTLAMNSRLARERMRLDGLTRRMRHPGERLRQQAQRLDDLDMRLRRAFAQQLNGRSHKLAQLEARLAGQHPGRHLKLLRQRLDSLAERLPRAMKEGLKARRLALKSQMQTLHVVSPLATLGRGYSILLDERGRAIRSAAATQPGQRLTARLGEGELEVRVEDNHVAPVTLSLLD
- a CDS encoding mechanosensitive ion channel family protein; amino-acid sequence: MKEQYQATLAWLQQYPELHTLISLCLLLLGAWIANWVVKRILVRGLYRALRSTSIGQDKVLGDSHVVRRLANIVPALILTSGIKVIPHLPEAVVTVVQNVCSAFIILTIALAIGGVLNLINMLYQRRPNAHLKPIKGYIQVVTIVIYAIAAILMVAALIDRSPLILLSGLGAMAAVLMLIFQDTLLSLVASVQISSSDIIRVGDWIEMPQLNADGDVIDIALHTVKVQNFDKTITTIPTKRFISDPFKNYRGMQESGGRRIKRAIYLDQTSVRFLSPDEIARLQRFLLLGQYLSSKQSELLSWNAELAEAAQEPANTRRVTNIGTFRAYVELYLRQHRGINQNMTLLVRQLQPTADGLPMELYCFTNTVAWAAYEGYQSDIFDHLLAILPEFGLRVFQHPSGADMRELRPNLHAPAQAANAAQLPS
- a CDS encoding APC family permease, with the protein product MSDYTNAPASPVQATPAAGAAALVSGKGLAQGKVGLLACVVLGISTIAPVYTLTGALGPTVREVGVYLPAVFIVGFLPMLLVALGYRELNAAEPDSGTSFTWSARAFGPMIGWIGGWGLVTATTIVLSNLAGIAVDFFYLFLAQLTGLDWLADLTRNLLVNIVTCCVFIALAVWVCCRGIGMTMGVQYTLVALQLVVLIGFSIAAFAAAPESSPVVFHPEWFNPFNIDSFSAFAAGLSLSIFIFWGWDVCLTVSEESVGSEKVPGRAATLTVLLILALYLFTAAATLQFAGTGETGLGLGNAQIQENVFAHLAGPVMGPLAILMSIAVLASTAASLQSTFISPARTLLAMGYYRAVPKRFARVHPHSQTPRYATIAAGLATAVFYVTMRTLSENVLADTITALGMMICFYYALTAFACVWYFRHSLFDTARHFFMRGLCPLVGAVMLSIIFWRTTLDSMSPEFGSGSHIGGLGLVFVIAVVVLLLGLVLMFIARWQAPAFFDGNTLQKQIKPVKAQ
- a CDS encoding M23 family metallopeptidase, with product MRSLLLLLTLCLALPAHAEGFISRLLNKPVPGGVAVVDLGNSASAPSATYQGKPVLVVKEDGQRWIAIVGIPLSVKPGTQQIESAGQRLSFQVGSKKYVEQRITIKNQQQVNPNAKNLARIEKELAEQTRAYRQFSPRQPSNLLFDKPVNGPLSSPFGLRRFFNGEERNPHSGLDFAVNRGTPIKAPAAGTVILVGDYFFNGKTVFVDHGQGLISMFCHLSEIGVKVGDELPRGGVLGKVGATGRATGPHLHWNVSLNDARVDPAIFIGAFKP